The sequence TCGGCTACCGGCCTGATTATCCCAACGGCACGGTGACCATCGCTCCGCAATTCCCGAGCACATGGGATCACGCCTCCATCAAAACCCCCGATTTCTCCCTCGACTTCAGCGGCGGCAAATATCGAGTCACCCTCGCGAAACCCGCCGCGCTCGATCTGCGCCTGCCCGTGCGCGCAAAAAACGTCACTGCCGTCACTGTCAATGGTCAACCGGCTGAGTGGAACCTGGGGCCCGCTTTTGGGCGCAGTGAACTGCGCGTCCGGGTACCCGTCTCGAAAACCGCGAGCGTCGAAGTGACCGTCGCGGAACCATTGCCGCAATTTGCCGCCGTACCGCTGGAGGTGGTCGCTGGCGCGAATCCGCACCCACCGGTCGGGGACGCCAAGCTCACTTATTACGCCACGTTCCCAACTAACGCCGGCAATCATCTGGTTGACGCGCTGGTGCAATTTGGCAAGACGCCTCAGTGGCGGCTGTTCAAAGTCAAAGTTAGCGATCCCAAGGCCGACGCCGCGCGCGCCGCAAAAGTCCTGACCAATGTTCCGCCCAATGCCCGGTGGGAGCCCGTGAATCTTGAGGGTCGGTTCAACGCCGATGTCCGCACGATGTTCCAGCAGCAATACCTCTCGCCGCGTCCACCGACGTGTTCACTGCGGCTGGCGACCGATGGTTATTCCACCTGGCAGATGATGCTCGATCCCAAGCACAAAACCCCGGCCATTGACTTTTCCCAGACGCCGCAGTTGTTAAATCCGCAGGGTCGCCTGCTCACGCCGCAGGGCGTGCCGTTCCAATGGCGCGGCGACCAGCAAAACATCCTCTTCACCTCGCAATGGGATAATTGGCCAAAGCAGGCCACCGTCCCGGTGGGCCGGCAGGCGGATGCCGTCTGGTTCCTCGTCGGCGGTTTTACGCCGCCCATGCAAGTCCGCATCGCCAATGCCGTGCTGAAATTGAAATACGCCGATGGCGTCGTCGAACCCTTGGAGTTGGTGCCGCCCTTCAACTTCTGGTCCCTGTGCCCGTACGGTGGCGTGGATTACAACTATGCCCGCGACCGCTACAGCCTGCCGCAGGACCCGCCGCCCACCGTGCAACTCGGCCGGAACTGCCGCATGATGGTCCTGAACTTGCGGCTGCGCCCCAACGTTGCCCTGGAAAGTGTCACCCTCGAAACCCTGTCGCAGGAAGTGATGGTGGGCTTGATGGGGATGACCCTGATGAATCCCCGATGAGGTAATTACGTCAAAAAAACAAACATAATGAAATTATTGTTCAAATCAGTATGTCTGGCGGCGCTGGCCGCCGGCATCGTCACCGCGTATGCCGCCGAGCCCACCAACGCCAAAGAGGCGGCGGAGAAAAAGGCCGCCCAGGATGCGGCGGTCAATGAAAAGTACCAAGCCCTGGTCGCCACGCTGCCACCCGAGCAGCAGGCCTGGGAGCGCACCTTGCAGGAAAACCTGGGGAACTTTTACCTGCCCATCCACAAGCGGGATAAGCTGGCTGGAAAATCCTCCGCCTGGGATTTCGTGGCGGACAATCCCAAGCTGCCGCGCGTGCTGCTGATCGGCGATTCCGTATCGCGCGGCTACACGCTCGCGACGCGCAAGGCCCTCGCCGGCAAGGCGAACGTGCATCGCGCCCCGGAGAACTGCGGGCCATCCGCCAATGGGCTGAAGAAGCTGGATATTTGGCTCGCGGGCGGGAAGTGGGATGTCATCCATTTCAACTTCGGCATCCACGACCGCGCCGCGAAGGCCGCCGAGTACGAGCAGCGCCTGGATGCCATCGTCACCCGGCTCAAGGCCACCGGCGCCAAAGTCATCTGGGCCAGCACCACCCCCATTCCGCCGGACACCAAGGATGGCCCCGCCGCGGCGGAAGCCATCGTCGAGAAAAACCGCCTCGCCGCCCAGGTCATGGCCAAGCACGGCGTCGCCACCGACGACCTGTTCACCTTTATCACGCCCCACCTGGCCAAGGTGCAGAACCCGAAGGACGTCCATTTCTCCATGGAGGGCTACGATCTCCTCGGCAAACAAGTGGCCACCTCCATCGAAGCCGCCCTCAAATAACCCGCGTATCAGCCGAAGTCATGAGGCTACATTAAAAACACCAAAGGTGTTTTAGCCTCCAGCCTAGGGTTGGTTTACCAATGGGGGAGGGGGTGAGCCAACCCTAGGTATGAATGCCCCGTTTCCATCAACTCCAACGGAGTTGCGGCACATCCTGCCTCTCCTCAACTGATGCTGGAAACTGTTTCGCATTTTTTATGCTCCCCAAACCCTTTCAAATAAAC is a genomic window of Verrucomicrobiota bacterium containing:
- a CDS encoding SGNH/GDSL hydrolase family protein, giving the protein MKLLFKSVCLAALAAGIVTAYAAEPTNAKEAAEKKAAQDAAVNEKYQALVATLPPEQQAWERTLQENLGNFYLPIHKRDKLAGKSSAWDFVADNPKLPRVLLIGDSVSRGYTLATRKALAGKANVHRAPENCGPSANGLKKLDIWLAGGKWDVIHFNFGIHDRAAKAAEYEQRLDAIVTRLKATGAKVIWASTTPIPPDTKDGPAAAEAIVEKNRLAAQVMAKHGVATDDLFTFITPHLAKVQNPKDVHFSMEGYDLLGKQVATSIEAALK